The DNA region GTCATCCCCTTCGTGCAGGATTATCTCGGCAATAAGGGGCCGCATGGCCTGTCGGAGGTCGTCTATGCCTTTGCATCTGCGAACGGCAATAACGGCTCGGCTTTCGCGGGGTTGAGCGGCAATAATCTCTGGTACAACACGACGCTCGGCCTTGCCATGTTCATCGGCCGCTTCGGCTATGTGGTGCCGGTGCTGGCGCTTGCCGGCTCGCTCGCGGCGAAGAAGAAGGTCGCGCACTCGATCGGCACTTTCCCGACCACGGGGCCGCTCTTCGTCGGCCTGTTGATCGGCGTGATCAGCATCCTCTATCTGCTGCAGTATTTTCCTGCGCTCGCGCTCGGTCCCATCGTCGAGCACTTCCTGATGCTCGCCGGCAAGACTTACTGAAGAGAGCCCTACTGAAGCCCACGCGCAAGATCTTCTGCAAGACCTACTGAAATACCTGGAGACCACCATGTCCACCAAGGCAAAGCCGATCGGCCTGTTCGACGGCGCCATTCTGGGTCGAGCCGCGAGCGACGCGGTGCGCAAGCTCGATCCGCGACAGCTGGCGCGCAACCCGGTGATCTTCGTCACCGAAGTCGTGTCGCTGGTCGTCACCATCCTGTTCCTGCGCGACCTCGTGACTCGCAGCGACGCCGCCGCCTTCACCGGCCAGATCGCCGCCTGGCTCTGGTTCACGGTGCTGTTCGCGAACTTCGCCGAAGCCGTGGCGGAGGGGCGCGGCAAGGCGCAGGCCGACACGCTGCGCCGCATGCGCTCGGACACCGTAGCCAAGCGCCTCAGCGACCCGTCGACGCGGCAATACCAATCGGTCAACGCGCTCGACCTCAAGCTCGGCGATGTCGTGCTGGTCGAAGCCGGCGACCTGATCCCGTCGGACGGCGATGTGATCGAGGGTCTCGCCTCGATCAACGAATCGGCGATCACCGGCGAATCCGCACCCGTCATCCGGGAATCGGGCGGCGACCGTTCGGCCGTGACCGGCGGCACCACCGTCCTGTCCGATTGGGTCAAGGTCAAGATCACGGCCGCGCCGGGATCGACCTTCCTCGATCGCATGATCGCGCTCGTCGAAGGCGCCGAGCGCCAGAAGACGCCGAACGAGATCGCGCTCTCGATCCTTTTGTCGGGCTTGACGCTGATCTTCCTGATCGTCTGCGTCACCCTGTGGTGCCTCGCCGGCTATTCCGGCACCACGCTCACCGTCACCGTGCTGATCGCGCTGCTCGTCTGCCTGATCCCGACGACGATCGGCGGCCTGCTCTCCGCCATCGGCATCGCCGGCATGGACCGCCTGATCCGCTTCAACGTGGTCGCGACCTCGGGCCGCGCCGTCGAGGCGGCGGGCGACGTCGACACGCTGCTCCTCGACAAGACGGGCACCATCACTTTCGGCAACCGCATGGCCTCGGAGCTGATCGCGGTGCCTGGCGTCTCCGAGCGCCAGCTCGCCGAGACGGCGCTGCTGGCGAGCCTCGCCGACGAGACGCCGGAAGGGCGCTCGATCGTCTCCTATGTGCGCGGCAAATACAGCCTCGCCGAGCAGGACCATCTGGCCGAAGGCATGACCTTCGTCGAGTTCACCGCCCATACGCGCATGTCCGGCGTCGATTTCGGCGCGCGCACCATCCGCAAGGGCGCGGTCGACGCCATTCTGCGCTTCGCCGGCATCGCCATGAACACCGCGCCGGCAGCCTTCCGCCAGGCGGTCGACCGCATCGCGCGCACCGGCGGCACGCCGCTCGCGGTCGCCGAGGACGGGCGTCTCCTTGGCCTCATCCACCTCAAGGACACGGTCAAGCCCGATATCCGCGACCGCTTCGCGGCGTTGCGCGCCATGGGCATCAAGACCGTGATGGTGACGGGCGACAACCCGGTCACCGCCGCGGCCATCGCTTCGGAAGCCGGCGTCGACGACTACATCGCCGAGGCGACGCCCGAAGATAAGCTCGGCTATATCCGCAAGGAGCAGGAGGGTGGGCGCCTGATCGCCATGTGCGGCGACGGCACCAACGACGCGCCGGCTCTCGCCCAGGCCGATGTCGGCGTTGCCATGCAGACCGGCACCCAGGCGGCGCGCGAGGCCGGCAACATGGTCGATCTCGACTCCAACCCGACGAAGCTCATCGAGATCGTCGAGATCGGCAAGCAGCTGCTGATGACGCGCGGCTCGCTGACCACCTTCTCGATCGCCAATGACGTCGCGAAGTATTTCGCCATCATCCCGGCGCTGTTCGTCGGCACCTACGGCGAGCTCAACGCGCTCAACGTGATGCATCTCGCCTCGGCGCAATCGGCCATTCTGTCGGCCG from Rhizobiales bacterium GAS188 includes:
- a CDS encoding K+-transporting ATPase ATPase B chain, which translates into the protein MSTKAKPIGLFDGAILGRAASDAVRKLDPRQLARNPVIFVTEVVSLVVTILFLRDLVTRSDAAAFTGQIAAWLWFTVLFANFAEAVAEGRGKAQADTLRRMRSDTVAKRLSDPSTRQYQSVNALDLKLGDVVLVEAGDLIPSDGDVIEGLASINESAITGESAPVIRESGGDRSAVTGGTTVLSDWVKVKITAAPGSTFLDRMIALVEGAERQKTPNEIALSILLSGLTLIFLIVCVTLWCLAGYSGTTLTVTVLIALLVCLIPTTIGGLLSAIGIAGMDRLIRFNVVATSGRAVEAAGDVDTLLLDKTGTITFGNRMASELIAVPGVSERQLAETALLASLADETPEGRSIVSYVRGKYSLAEQDHLAEGMTFVEFTAHTRMSGVDFGARTIRKGAVDAILRFAGIAMNTAPAAFRQAVDRIARTGGTPLAVAEDGRLLGLIHLKDTVKPDIRDRFAALRAMGIKTVMVTGDNPVTAAAIASEAGVDDYIAEATPEDKLGYIRKEQEGGRLIAMCGDGTNDAPALAQADVGVAMQTGTQAAREAGNMVDLDSNPTKLIEIVEIGKQLLMTRGSLTTFSIANDVAKYFAIIPALFVGTYGELNALNVMHLASAQSAILSAVIFNALIIIALIPLALKGVAYRPVGAAAVLRRNLLVYGVGGIIVPFIGIKAIDIVVSALHLA